In Streptomyces longhuiensis, the following proteins share a genomic window:
- a CDS encoding DUF2267 domain-containing protein encodes MDATVELLLEQVQDRGGYTARQQAAGMVHSVLEVLGAHLVGDDRTDLARLLPLSCSPLLIDVVPASEPLTPSGFVEAVAARDDLEVAQARRAVTAVLTTVADVADDALLRRILIQLPPGHAGLFGRTDPV; translated from the coding sequence ATGGACGCGACGGTTGAATTGCTGCTTGAGCAGGTCCAGGACCGCGGCGGTTACACAGCACGGCAGCAGGCGGCCGGCATGGTCCACAGCGTGCTCGAGGTGCTCGGCGCACATCTGGTGGGCGATGACCGTACAGACCTGGCCCGGCTCCTGCCCCTGTCGTGCAGCCCGCTGCTCATCGACGTCGTACCTGCCAGCGAACCTCTCACGCCGTCGGGATTCGTCGAAGCGGTCGCCGCACGCGACGACCTCGAGGTGGCGCAAGCGCGCCGCGCCGTCACTGCAGTGCTGACCACCGTCGCGGATGTGGCCGACGACGCACTACTGCGCCGTATCCTCATCCAGCTCCCGCCGGGACACGCAGGCCTGTTCGGCCGCACGGACCCGGTCTGA
- a CDS encoding TNT domain-containing protein, with protein MTSPRRGAGLAAAAALLGSLFLGAPAAQAAPAATLADDAHRPHLAAPATTLADDSIRPHVCRGLVPDPIPYPLRSDYFCNDWRLGPQKLPTRGLVAKTLHRYQRLGHLTATQFLNRWWDPTADTGQGDWRYPDADGYAKDPQGHPIAAVLTLHKDEYVDRFGNEAGRYLAPAGTKYGKRSIPPSSLNTADPRHPYNYYLYKVTKDVDVCAGPIAPAFEQPGLGVQYVTSSSYCPDIPRTSVLDLVRNGTLVRRATS; from the coding sequence GTGACATCACCACGACGGGGTGCTGGGCTTGCTGCCGCGGCTGCCCTGCTGGGCTCGCTGTTCCTCGGAGCTCCGGCCGCCCAGGCCGCACCGGCCGCAACGCTCGCCGATGACGCGCACCGGCCACACCTTGCGGCACCGGCAACTACACTCGCCGATGACTCGATCCGGCCACACGTATGCCGAGGCCTGGTACCGGATCCCATTCCGTACCCCCTGCGCTCGGACTACTTCTGCAACGACTGGCGGCTCGGCCCGCAGAAGCTGCCGACCCGCGGCCTGGTAGCGAAGACCCTCCACCGCTACCAGCGCCTCGGCCACCTCACTGCGACCCAGTTCCTGAACCGGTGGTGGGACCCGACCGCCGACACCGGCCAGGGCGACTGGCGCTACCCGGACGCCGACGGGTACGCAAAGGACCCCCAGGGACATCCGATCGCCGCCGTACTCACTCTCCACAAGGATGAGTACGTCGACCGCTTCGGTAATGAGGCTGGACGCTACCTCGCACCCGCCGGCACCAAGTACGGGAAGCGGAGCATTCCGCCGTCCAGCCTCAACACCGCCGATCCGCGCCACCCGTACAACTACTACCTGTACAAGGTGACCAAGGATGTCGACGTGTGCGCGGGGCCGATCGCCCCGGCGTTCGAGCAGCCCGGCCTGGGCGTCCAGTACGTGACGTCCAGTTCGTACTGCCCGGACATTCCGCGCACCTCCGTGCTGGACCTGGTGCGCAACGGCACCCTGGTGCGACGCGCGACCTCGTAG
- a CDS encoding DUF1330 domain-containing protein, whose protein sequence is MPKGYWVSVYRTISDPEKLAAYNKLAGPAVKAGGGRVLVRGGRVVAHDAGIAERTVLIEFDSFEQAVAAHESAAYQEALVALSDGVERDFRIVEGID, encoded by the coding sequence ATGCCCAAGGGCTACTGGGTCAGCGTCTACCGCACCATTTCAGACCCTGAGAAGCTGGCTGCTTACAACAAGCTGGCCGGTCCGGCCGTCAAGGCCGGGGGCGGCCGGGTCCTCGTCCGTGGCGGTCGGGTCGTGGCGCATGATGCCGGAATCGCCGAGCGCACCGTCCTGATCGAGTTCGACAGCTTCGAGCAGGCCGTCGCGGCGCACGAGAGTGCGGCCTACCAGGAGGCGCTGGTCGCCCTCTCAGACGGCGTCGAGCGCGACTTCCGCATCGTCGAAGGCATCGACTGA
- a CDS encoding PhzF family phenazine biosynthesis protein yields the protein MPEVTIVDACRRQGQGGSPTAVLDDAPFTDAERRRIPAATGTSHAVFIAAVDGEDQARPSYRLRFFTGEGELPACGHGTVAALALLALRYSGDADYRAALHTTSRVFEGWAKREHDDLTATFDPGPISPRDAGEPELRAIATALGLMGEALPDGACVASPGRPRLLLPVRSRTVLAELRPDFPALRHACDRYGLLGCYAYSIPDADGRAAARMFAPSIGVPEDVANANSTACLAAYLADQGVTGIAVDMGDHLGHPSTIIANAQRSASGTLIRLGGAAGIAGAVRLPRLG from the coding sequence ATGCCCGAGGTGACGATCGTCGACGCGTGCCGGCGGCAGGGCCAGGGCGGCAGTCCGACCGCCGTTCTCGACGACGCACCCTTCACCGATGCCGAGCGACGGCGCATCCCTGCTGCGACAGGCACCTCGCACGCGGTCTTCATCGCTGCGGTGGACGGCGAGGATCAGGCTCGACCGTCGTATCGGCTCCGGTTCTTCACCGGCGAAGGCGAGTTGCCCGCCTGTGGTCACGGCACAGTCGCCGCACTGGCGCTGCTCGCTCTGCGCTACAGCGGCGACGCCGATTACCGGGCCGCGCTGCACACCACAAGTCGCGTATTCGAAGGCTGGGCGAAGCGAGAACACGACGACCTGACGGCCACTTTCGACCCGGGCCCGATCAGCCCGCGGGACGCCGGGGAACCCGAACTCCGGGCGATCGCGACCGCCCTCGGCCTGATGGGCGAAGCCCTTCCCGACGGCGCCTGCGTGGCCTCACCCGGCCGGCCACGGCTCCTGTTACCCGTGCGATCGCGCACTGTGCTGGCCGAACTCCGTCCGGACTTTCCGGCGTTGCGCCATGCCTGTGACCGCTACGGACTGCTGGGCTGCTACGCCTACTCGATCCCCGATGCGGACGGTCGGGCGGCGGCCCGGATGTTCGCCCCGTCGATCGGCGTCCCCGAGGATGTCGCCAACGCCAACAGCACCGCATGTCTGGCCGCGTATCTCGCGGATCAGGGCGTCACCGGCATCGCGGTCGACATGGGCGATCACCTCGGCCATCCGTCCACGATCATCGCCAACGCACAACGCAGCGCGTCCGGCACCCTGATCCGCCTGGGCGGCGCCGCAGGAATCGCGGGCGCCGTCCGCCTTCCCCGGCTCGGCTGA
- the nadC gene encoding carboxylating nicotinate-nucleotide diphosphorylase has product MKIADFPASAARASVAAALAEDRAADDITTLWSVPAGLIATAEISTRQPGVAAGLPVVPEVFAQTDAEVEVETLVADGVRLRAGDVLVRLTGSARSPITAERTVLNFLQRLCGIATVTDGFVQAVDGTPARILDTRKTAPGLRALDKYAVTAGGGSNHRLTLAATVLLKENHITAAGGVTAAINAVWKGMADSGTSVPIDVEVQTVAQAREAMEAGAGWLMLDNMEVGAIEEVMRMRAGRSGGSEILLEASGNVTLDRVRAIADAGVDLISIGALTHSTPALDLTMLITMDAAPCPR; this is encoded by the coding sequence ATGAAGATCGCCGATTTCCCCGCGTCGGCGGCGCGGGCCAGCGTGGCCGCGGCCCTGGCGGAGGACAGGGCCGCCGACGACATCACCACCTTGTGGAGCGTCCCGGCCGGCCTGATCGCCACCGCCGAGATCAGTACCCGCCAGCCCGGTGTCGCCGCCGGACTGCCCGTGGTCCCCGAGGTCTTCGCCCAGACCGACGCCGAGGTCGAGGTCGAGACTCTGGTCGCGGACGGCGTGCGGCTGCGGGCCGGGGACGTCCTGGTGCGGCTGACCGGATCGGCTCGCAGCCCGATCACCGCCGAGCGCACGGTGCTGAACTTCCTGCAGCGCCTGTGCGGCATCGCCACTGTCACCGACGGCTTCGTCCAAGCCGTGGACGGAACCCCGGCGCGGATCCTGGACACCCGCAAGACCGCCCCGGGGCTGCGGGCGCTGGACAAGTACGCCGTCACCGCGGGCGGCGGCAGCAACCACCGGCTCACCCTGGCGGCGACGGTCCTGCTGAAGGAGAACCACATCACCGCGGCGGGCGGGGTGACCGCGGCGATCAATGCGGTCTGGAAGGGAATGGCCGATTCCGGGACGAGCGTGCCGATCGACGTCGAAGTGCAGACCGTCGCGCAGGCCCGCGAAGCCATGGAAGCGGGAGCCGGCTGGCTCATGCTCGACAACATGGAGGTGGGCGCCATCGAAGAAGTGATGCGCATGAGGGCCGGCCGGTCCGGCGGTTCGGAGATCCTCCTGGAGGCCTCCGGCAACGTCACCCTGGACCGGGTTCGCGCCATCGCCGATGCCGGCGTCGACCTCATCTCGATCGGCGCCCTGACGCACAGCACGCCCGCGCTCGACCTGACGATGCTGATCACGATGGACGCGGCGCCATGCCCGAGGTGA
- a CDS encoding RBBP9/YdeN family alpha/beta hydrolase encodes MVAYVIIPGIDGSNERHWQSLWEKRWGSSAVRIAPASWSRPDLPDWVAAIQDAYEIASRREGKVALVAHSLGCWATAHWLDRTRPDGVTAFLVAPPNPQGPAFPGEAAPTFLDLSARLLPCRSLMVASDDDPYCDPTTSASLAHTWQAQGHFIGSHGHINSGSGLGDWQAGQELLRVLVDG; translated from the coding sequence ATGGTCGCGTACGTCATCATCCCTGGGATCGACGGTTCGAATGAGCGGCACTGGCAGAGCTTGTGGGAGAAGCGGTGGGGGTCCTCAGCGGTCCGGATCGCACCGGCCTCGTGGAGCAGGCCGGACCTGCCGGACTGGGTTGCCGCGATCCAGGACGCCTACGAGATCGCATCCCGGCGTGAGGGCAAGGTGGCGTTGGTGGCTCACAGCCTCGGCTGCTGGGCAACCGCGCACTGGCTGGACCGGACGCGACCCGACGGGGTCACGGCGTTCCTGGTCGCTCCCCCGAATCCCCAGGGGCCGGCGTTCCCAGGTGAGGCCGCACCTACGTTCTTGGACCTGTCCGCTCGCCTATTGCCGTGCCGGAGCCTGATGGTGGCCAGCGACGACGATCCCTACTGCGACCCGACGACGTCCGCCTCCTTGGCGCATACGTGGCAGGCGCAAGGCCATTTCATCGGAAGCCACGGCCACATCAACTCCGGCAGCGGTCTTGGCGACTGGCAGGCCGGCCAGGAACTCCTTCGCGTACTCGTCGACGGCTGA
- a CDS encoding Lrp/AsnC family transcriptional regulator → MESFDEIDRAILELLQTDGRLTGAEVGRRVGLSQPAASARIQRLEKNGIITSYRAVVAPAAVGLNIHAIVRLRTTHAQLTQALTLAAQTPEVVSTLRVTGEDCLVFDVHCSHAERLEQVVDSLARYGPVTTALVLRSYPPKSLPTAPSTTS, encoded by the coding sequence ATGGAATCATTCGACGAGATCGACCGTGCCATCTTGGAACTGCTCCAGACTGACGGCCGGCTCACCGGAGCCGAGGTCGGACGCCGAGTCGGACTGTCCCAGCCGGCAGCCAGCGCCCGCATCCAACGCCTGGAGAAGAACGGGATCATCACCAGCTACCGCGCCGTCGTTGCCCCAGCCGCAGTCGGATTGAACATCCATGCCATCGTCCGACTACGCACCACCCACGCGCAGCTGACCCAAGCCCTCACCCTCGCCGCCCAGACCCCCGAGGTCGTCTCGACCCTCCGCGTGACCGGCGAGGACTGCCTCGTGTTCGACGTGCACTGCTCTCACGCCGAACGCCTTGAACAAGTCGTGGACTCCCTCGCCCGCTACGGACCGGTCACCACCGCCCTCGTACTGCGCAGCTACCCGCCCAAGTCGCTGCCGACGGCACCGTCAACAACGTCATGA